AGTGGATGTTCAGAATGTATTGAATGGTAAGACGAACGTTAACCAATACTTCAACAGGCAGGACGGCAGAATTGAAGGCAATTCACAGTTAGCAATACTACCTGTAGTTCAATACATGCTAAGGTTCTGACCGAGCTGGAACAGATCAAAAAGGGCGCAGTGTTCGATCACTGCGCCCATTTTTCTGATAGAGTGTTTGTTACAACATCCGCCGTACCATCCTCAACTTATGAGAATAGCTATTCTCCTCCTTGTTGAATATCCCTTGCTGATCGAAGTTGTCGATCCTCACGCGGCCACTGGCATGAACTATTCGCAGATCTCCTTCTTCCGATCGTGTAAGGATCATTCCTACATGGATGATCCTTCCCTCTTCATTATCGAAGAATGCGAGGTCTCCAGGCTCTACCAGATCCAATAGTTCCACCACATCGCCTTCTTCAGCTTGCTGCGAGGCATCGCGAGGCAAGTAGATCCCTTGAAAGATGTAGAGCATTTGGACCAGTCCACTGCAATCGATCCCAGTAGGTGTGCGTCCGCCCCATAGGTACGGTGCACCGAGATATGGATGTAGATGAAGGTCGATCAATTCTGCCCGCGTACTCTCGCTTGGTTGATTCGTCAATGCACTAACGGGAATGCGCCTGTCCTGCCAAGTGATCTGTTCATTCTCATAGAATGGTAGAACAGAACCGTAGGGGAGTATCACCTGCCTTTCACCTAGGTCCACTATCGCGGACTGATCGATCACCCGAAGGTCGGGCTCGTTGTTCGGTGTTGTACACACCGCGATCTGTTTATTGTCAACCCAACCTGTGTAGCCATCATGATCGAACTCGAGCTTGGTCCATTTGGGAGTACGTTCCAGCACTTCTGCGGTTTCACCGAAAAGCCATTGGCTTACCATTTCCGACGTGTCCGTCGGGTCCTTACGCACAGGTACTATTGAAAGTGGGCAGATGACTGCTGTCATGGTTTCTGGGTCTTTCACAGCAATTCGATGACGATCGCGCTTGCTCCGCCTCCGCCATTACAAATTCCAGCTGCACCGTATTTGGCTTTGTTCTGCTTTAGCACGTTCAAAAGCGTTACTACGATCCGTGCACCACTGCATCCCAATGGATGACCCAGGGAAACCGCGCCTCCGTTCACATTCACTTTTGATGGATCCAGGTTCAACATTTTTGTATTCGCAATACCAACTACTGAAAAAGCCTCGTTGAGTTCGACATACTGAATATCGCTCATTTTCAATCCAGCTTTTTCTACGGCGATCGGAACAGCCTTGGCAGGCGTTGTGGTGAACCATTCCGGTGCTTGTTCTGCATCTGCGTATCCAACCACTTTCGCCAACGGGGTCAAACCAAGCTCTTTGGCTTTGTCAGCGCTCATTAACACTAAAGCTGCCGCACCGTCATTAATGGTACTTGCGTTACCGGCCGTAACGGTTCCATCTTTGGTGAAAACGCCTTTCAAGGCCTTGAGCTTGTCAAAGTTCACGTTCTTGAATTCTTCGTCCTCGGACACTACGATGTCGCCTTTTCGTGTCTTTACGGTGACAGGAACCA
This genomic window from Flavobacteriales bacterium contains:
- a CDS encoding C40 family peptidase, which translates into the protein MTAVICPLSIVPVRKDPTDTSEMVSQWLFGETAEVLERTPKWTKLEFDHDGYTGWVDNKQIAVCTTPNNEPDLRVIDQSAIVDLGERQVILPYGSVLPFYENEQITWQDRRIPVSALTNQPSESTRAELIDLHLHPYLGAPYLWGGRTPTGIDCSGLVQMLYIFQGIYLPRDASQQAEEGDVVELLDLVEPGDLAFFDNEEGRIIHVGMILTRSEEGDLRIVHASGRVRIDNFDQQGIFNKEENSYSHKLRMVRRML